The DNA sequence GACCTGTTGCGGTCAGATGCACGTCAACACCGGGTATCTCGCCGAGGCGACGCCGTTGGTGCGCCACCACGTCGAGGTGTTCGAGGGGGCCGGATGCGACGCCGCGGTGGCGCCGTCGGGATCCTGCGTCGGCTCGGTGCGCCACCAGCACGCGATGGTGGCACGCCGCGCCGGTGACGAGCGGTTGGCCGCCCGCGCGGAGGCGGTCGCGGCCCGCACCTACGAACTGTCCGAGTTCCTGGTCGACGTGCTCGGCGTCCGCGACGTCGGCGCCTACTACCCGCACCGGGTGACCTACCACCCGACCTGCCACTCGCTGCGGATGTTGCGCGTCGGCGACAAACCGCTGCAACTTCTGCGCCACGTGCGCGGCCTCACGCTGGTCGACCTCGCCGACGCCGAATCCTGCTGCGGATTCGGCGGCACGTTCGCGCTGAAGAACGCCGACACCTCGACGGCGATGCTGGCCGACAAGATGGCCCACGTCATCGACTCCGGAGCGGAGATCTGCAGCGCCGGTGACTCATCGTGCCTGATGCACATCGGCGGCGGGCTGAGCCGCATCCGCTCCGGGGTGCGCACCGTGCACCTCGCCGAGATCCTGGCCTCCACCGACGACGCGGTGGCGGGTGCGCGGTGAGCACGTTCCTCGGCACCCCGGGCACCGGAAACCTACGCGGCGACGAAGCGTTCCCGCGGGCCGCGCGAAAGGCTCTGCGGGACACGCAGATGCGCCGCAACGTCGGCCACGCCACCCGCACGATCCGCACGAAACGGCTGAACGCGGTGGGCGAATGCGCCGACTGGGAGGAGTTGCGCGCGGCGGGCAGCGCCCTGAAACAGGACGTGCTGGCGCGCCTACCCGAACTGCTCGACGAACTCGAGCGCAACGTCACCGCGCGCGGCGGGGTGGTGCACTGGGCGCGCGACGCGGCCGAGGCCAACCGCATCGTCGGTGACCTGACCCGGGCCGCGGGCGCCGACGAGGTGGTCAAGGTCAAGTCGATGGCCACCCAGGAGATCGGGCTCAACGAGTACCTGGAGTCCATCGGTATCGCGGCGGTGGAGACCGACCTGGCCGAGTTGATCGTGCAGCTCGGGCACGACAAGCCGAGCCACATCCTGGTGCCGGCGATCCACCGCAACCGAGCGGAGATCCGGGAGATCTTCCTGCGGGAGATGCCGGGAGCGACGGACCTGACCGATGAGCCGCGCGTACTGGCCATGGCCGCCCGCGCCCATCTGCGCCGCAAGTTCCTGTCGGCGAAGGTGGCCGTCAGCGGGGCGAATTTCGGTGTGGCCGAGACGGGTACGCTCGCCGTCGTCGAATCCGAGGGCAACGGCCGGATGTGCCTGACGCTGCCGCAGACGCTGATCACCGTCATGGGGATCGAGAAGGTGGTCCCGCGCTTCACCGACCTCGAGGTGTTCATGCAGTTGCTGCCGCGGTCCTCGACGGCCGAGCGGATGAACCCCTACACCTCGATGTGGACCGGGGTGCACCCCGGTGACGGCCCGCAGGAGTTCCATCTGGTGCTGCTCGACAACGGCCGCACCAGCGTGCTCGCCGACGAGGTGGGTCGCGCTGCGCTGCACTGCATCCGGTGCAGCGCGTGTCTCAACGTGTGCCCGGTCTACGAACGCACCGGCGGGCACGCCTACGGCTCGGTCTACCCGGGTCCCATCGGGGCGATCCTGTCGCCCCAGCTCACCGGGACCAGCGGCCACGACGACCCCAACGCCTCACTGCCGTACGCGTCGTCGCTGTGCGGCGCCTGCTTCGACGCGTGCCCCGTCCGCATCGACATCCCGTCGATCCTGGTGCATCTGCGCGCGAAGCAGGTGGACGCCGAACGCGGCGGGATGCCCAGTGGGCAGGATCTCGCGATGAAGGCCGCGGGATGGGCGATGGCCTCACCGCGCCGGTTCTCCCTCGCCGAGAAGGCGCTGGCCGCAGGGCGGCTGGCCGCCGACGCCGACCACCGGATCACGATGCTGCCGTGGCCCGGCTCGAAGTGGACGGGCAGCCGCGACATGCCCGAACCGCCGGCCGAGACCTTTCGCCAGTGGTGGAGCCGCACCCATGGATGACGCCAGATCGATTGTGCTGGATCGTATCCGGCAGGCGCTCGCCGGTGCACCACCGGCGCCGGTCACGGTTCCGCGAGACTACGACCACGCCCGGATGGACGGCCGCGGAGATGTCGAGCGGTTCGCCGAGACGGTCGGCGAGTACCGGGCGCGGGTGCACCGGGTCACCGGTGCGGTGGCGGCGACGGTCGCCACGTTGCTTCCGGCCGGCGGACGGGTGGTGGTTCCCTCCGACGTACCCGCCGAGTGGATCGAGGGCCTCGACGTGGTGCGCGACTCCCCGCCCCTGTCGAACGCCGAACTCGACGCTGCCGCCGCGGTGCTGACCGGATGTGCGGTCGGCATCGCCGCCACCGGGACCATCGTGCTGGACGCCGGTGCGGCACAGGGCAGGCGAGCGCTCACGCTGATCCCCGACCACCACATCTGTGTCGTGTTCGGCCGGCAGATCGTCGACACCGTTCCGCAGGGGTTCGCGGCGCTGGACCCGTCGCGGCCGTTGACGTTCATCTCCGGCCCGAGCGCCACCAGCGACATCGAGCTCAACCGGGTCGAGGGTGTGCACGGCCCGCGGACGCTCGACGTGCTGATCGTGGACTGAATCAGGTCGAGTCGCGCGTCACCAGTTCGGGCTGGAACACGATGTGCCCGGCCGAATGCGCGGACCCCTCCTCGGCGGCGGCCATCAACAGATCCACCGCCGTCGTCCCGATGGCCCGTGTCGGCTGTCGCACCGACGTCAGCGGCACCACGGCCGACCGGGCGAAGTCGATGTCGTCGTAGCCCACCAGCGCGATGTCGTCGGGCACCCGGATGTCACCCATCAGGGCCAGCGCCTGCAGTACGCCGATGGCGAGCAGATCGTTGGCGCAGAACACCGCGTCGGGGCGGCGGCCGGGCGGGCGCTGCCGCAGCCGCTCCCCCACCGCCCGCCCCGCCAGCACGGTCAGGGCCGGGGTGTCGATCACTTCGAGCGTGGCGCCGGCAACGTCGCCGACGGCCTCCCGGGCGCCGCGCAGACGATCGCGCACCTGTCGCAGTTCGGTGGGCCCGCTGACGAAGGCGATCCGCCGGCGACCGGTGGCGCAGAGATGATCGACGGCGAGGCGGGCGCCCGCGACGTCGTCGACCGCCACCGAATCGAACGGCGTCCCGGTGCCGTCGCGGTCGACCAGCACGACCGGTGTGCCGCGCTGGCGGGAGGCGCGCAGCCGGTCCAGGTCGTCGCCGATCGGGGACACCAGCAGTCCGAACACCCGTTGTTCGTCGAACGCGTCGAGGTACGCGCGCTCGCGGCGAGGGTCGTCGTCGGACGTGCCGAGCAGCACGGTCAGATTGTGTTCGCCGGCACGCTGTTCGGCGGCCCGGGCGATGTCGGTGAAGAACGGGTTGCCCACGTCGAGCACGACCAACCCCACGCTGCGGGACCGGCCGGCCTTGAGTTGGCGGGCGGCGTCGTTGCGGACGAACCCCAACTCCTCGATCGCGGCGTGTACGTGGGCGACGGTGGCCGGGGCGACCTTGTCGGGTGAATTCAGGACGTTGGACACGGTGCCGACGGAGACGGCCGCCGCCGCGGCCACCTCCCGCATGCTCACCACGAGACCATTGCACCAGACGGGACGTAGCGGGTCGCGGGGAACCGGTCGGCGACCAGTGCGCGCAGGGCCTCGAGATCACCGTCGACCAGGCCGGTGGCGCGCGCGGTGAGCAGCACGTTGCCCAGTGCGGTCGCCTCGACGGGTCCGGCAAGCAGGGGTCTGCCGAGCCGGTCGGCGGTCAGCTGGCACAGCAGCGTGTTGCGGCACCCACCGCCGACCATGTGCACCGACGCGACGTCGACACCGGAGAGCCGTGCGGCGGTGTCGACCGCGGCGGCGAACGCGGCGGCCAGGCTCTCGACGATGGCGCGGACGGTTTCGGCCGGCCCGTCCGGCACCGGAAGACCGCGTTCGCGGTACCAGGCCGCGATCCGGGCCGGCATGTCCCCCGGCGGCAGGAAGCGCGGGTCGTCGGTGTCGAAGACCTCGGCGGGTGAGGGCGCTGCCGCCGCCTGGTCGAGCAGCACCGCGAGATCGGCCGGTGTCCTGTCGCGTT is a window from the Mycolicibacterium litorale genome containing:
- a CDS encoding LacI family DNA-binding transcriptional regulator, whose amino-acid sequence is MREVAAAAAVSVGTVSNVLNSPDKVAPATVAHVHAAIEELGFVRNDAARQLKAGRSRSVGLVVLDVGNPFFTDIARAAEQRAGEHNLTVLLGTSDDDPRRERAYLDAFDEQRVFGLLVSPIGDDLDRLRASRQRGTPVVLVDRDGTGTPFDSVAVDDVAGARLAVDHLCATGRRRIAFVSGPTELRQVRDRLRGAREAVGDVAGATLEVIDTPALTVLAGRAVGERLRQRPPGRRPDAVFCANDLLAIGVLQALALMGDIRVPDDIALVGYDDIDFARSAVVPLTSVRQPTRAIGTTAVDLLMAAAEEGSAHSAGHIVFQPELVTRDST
- a CDS encoding LutC/YkgG family protein, with protein sequence MDDARSIVLDRIRQALAGAPPAPVTVPRDYDHARMDGRGDVERFAETVGEYRARVHRVTGAVAATVATLLPAGGRVVVPSDVPAEWIEGLDVVRDSPPLSNAELDAAAAVLTGCAVGIAATGTIVLDAGAAQGRRALTLIPDHHICVVFGRQIVDTVPQGFAALDPSRPLTFISGPSATSDIELNRVEGVHGPRTLDVLIVD
- a CDS encoding (Fe-S)-binding protein, with the translated sequence MRIALFATCLADAMFPQAAVATVRLLERLGHEVVFPEKQTCCGQMHVNTGYLAEATPLVRHHVEVFEGAGCDAAVAPSGSCVGSVRHQHAMVARRAGDERLAARAEAVAARTYELSEFLVDVLGVRDVGAYYPHRVTYHPTCHSLRMLRVGDKPLQLLRHVRGLTLVDLADAESCCGFGGTFALKNADTSTAMLADKMAHVIDSGAEICSAGDSSCLMHIGGGLSRIRSGVRTVHLAEILASTDDAVAGAR
- a CDS encoding LutB/LldF family L-lactate oxidation iron-sulfur protein — translated: MSTFLGTPGTGNLRGDEAFPRAARKALRDTQMRRNVGHATRTIRTKRLNAVGECADWEELRAAGSALKQDVLARLPELLDELERNVTARGGVVHWARDAAEANRIVGDLTRAAGADEVVKVKSMATQEIGLNEYLESIGIAAVETDLAELIVQLGHDKPSHILVPAIHRNRAEIREIFLREMPGATDLTDEPRVLAMAARAHLRRKFLSAKVAVSGANFGVAETGTLAVVESEGNGRMCLTLPQTLITVMGIEKVVPRFTDLEVFMQLLPRSSTAERMNPYTSMWTGVHPGDGPQEFHLVLLDNGRTSVLADEVGRAALHCIRCSACLNVCPVYERTGGHAYGSVYPGPIGAILSPQLTGTSGHDDPNASLPYASSLCGACFDACPVRIDIPSILVHLRAKQVDAERGGMPSGQDLAMKAAGWAMASPRRFSLAEKALAAGRLAADADHRITMLPWPGSKWTGSRDMPEPPAETFRQWWSRTHG